A single window of Rhodamnia argentea isolate NSW1041297 chromosome 5, ASM2092103v1, whole genome shotgun sequence DNA harbors:
- the LOC115739972 gene encoding uncharacterized protein LOC115739972 isoform X1 gives MANPQGNHQEPSHASSTFNGNGNIAAAAAVTAAPESSGTTSAMKHNPGISMDWTTDEQAALEEGLAKFGSENKVICYAKIALQLQNKTVRDVALRCRWMSKKENSKRRKEEHNLNRKSKDKKERVADPSSKSSQFAARPNVAPYMPPAIPMDNDDGIPYEAIAGPAADLLEQNTQTFNQISANFSTLKIHDNIGLFCQARDNIDRVMNDLSNQLEMMKQMPPLPVKVNEELANTILPRTALPPQS, from the exons atGGCGAACCCGCAAGGGAACCATCAAGAACCCTCTCATGCTTCGTCGACCTTCAATGGCAATGGGAATATTGCTGCGGCAGCGGCAGTGACAGCGGCGCCTGAGAGTTCAGGCACGACTTCTGCAATGAAGCACAATCCTGGAATCTCCATGGATTGGACCACAGATGAGCAGGCTGCACTTGAAGAAGGCCTTGCTAA ATTTGGCTCGGAAAATAAGGTGATTTGCTATGCAAAGATAGCTTTACAGCTGCAAAATAAGACAGTTAGGGATGTGGCATTGCGTTGCCGATGGATGTCG AAAAAGGAGAACAGcaagagaaggaaagaggagCATAATCTAAACAGGAAAAGCAAAGATAAAAAG GAAAGGGTAGCCGATCCTTCGTCTAAGTCTTCTCAGTTTGCTGCCCGGCCTAATGTTGCTCCATATATGCCACCAGCGATTCCTATGGACAATGATGACGGCATTCCATATGAAG CAATTGCTGGTCCTGCTGCAGACCTCCTTGAGCAGAATACACAAACCTTTAATCAGATATCTGCTAATTTCTCGACACTGAAG atTCATGACAACATCGGTCTTTTCTGCCAAGCCCGTGACAACATAGACAGAGTCATGAACGA TTTGAGTAACCAGCTGGAGATGATGAAGCAGATGCCGCCACTCCCTGTTAAGGTGAATGAAGAGCTAGCTAATACGATTCTACCCCGAACAGCACTTCCACCGCAGTCCTGA
- the LOC115739972 gene encoding uncharacterized protein LOC115739972 isoform X2, with the protein MANPQGNHQEPSHASSTFNGNGNIAAAAAVTAAPESSGTTSAMKHNPGISMDWTTDEQAALEEGLAKFGSENKVICYAKIALQLQNKTVRDVALRCRWMSKKENSKRRKEEHNLNRKSKDKKERVADPSSKSSQFAARPNVAPYMPPAIPMDNDDGIPYEAIAGPAADLLEQNTQTFNQISANFSTLKIHDNIGLFCQARDNIDRVMNDLSNQLEMMKQMPPLPVKLWNGAKRFQLQG; encoded by the exons atGGCGAACCCGCAAGGGAACCATCAAGAACCCTCTCATGCTTCGTCGACCTTCAATGGCAATGGGAATATTGCTGCGGCAGCGGCAGTGACAGCGGCGCCTGAGAGTTCAGGCACGACTTCTGCAATGAAGCACAATCCTGGAATCTCCATGGATTGGACCACAGATGAGCAGGCTGCACTTGAAGAAGGCCTTGCTAA ATTTGGCTCGGAAAATAAGGTGATTTGCTATGCAAAGATAGCTTTACAGCTGCAAAATAAGACAGTTAGGGATGTGGCATTGCGTTGCCGATGGATGTCG AAAAAGGAGAACAGcaagagaaggaaagaggagCATAATCTAAACAGGAAAAGCAAAGATAAAAAG GAAAGGGTAGCCGATCCTTCGTCTAAGTCTTCTCAGTTTGCTGCCCGGCCTAATGTTGCTCCATATATGCCACCAGCGATTCCTATGGACAATGATGACGGCATTCCATATGAAG CAATTGCTGGTCCTGCTGCAGACCTCCTTGAGCAGAATACACAAACCTTTAATCAGATATCTGCTAATTTCTCGACACTGAAG atTCATGACAACATCGGTCTTTTCTGCCAAGCCCGTGACAACATAGACAGAGTCATGAACGA TTTGAGTAACCAGCTGGAGATGATGAAGCAGATGCCGCCACTCCCTGTTAAG CTTTGGAACGGCGCCAAGAGATTCCAACTTCAAGGGTGA
- the LOC115739973 gene encoding uncharacterized protein LOC115739973 isoform X1 gives MASLLPSHHCNWSQRIPEFSFKGKCKKVSHLGYSGTYFSPDGSMFFLAQQPSVEPSPYLRRHGPVYSSSVGDGMDSENSEDEPNGESSTNDDQGEVSDESLREKLERIVGMDDSTFSGIDLATLIRNKYGRSYDIQLIKKPFSYHYKCYILQEFMGRNLLALNVMWKYLEQRSFPLTEEEYILRLDDVANTLKCWGAVSHIRNSLAKSKDRPRIGKAVSIFIDMDESGGRANEWIYK, from the exons ATGGCAAGTCTCTTGCCAAGCCATCATTGTAATTGGTCTCAGAGGATCCCAGAGTTCTCTTTCAAAGGAAAATGCAAGAAAGTTTCGCATTTAGGGTATTCTGGCACATATTTTTCCCCAGACGGAAGCATGTTTTTCCTTGCTCAACAGCCTTCAGTAGAACCCAGTCCATACTTGAGAAGACATGGGCCAGTCTATTCAAGTTCAGTGGGTGATGGGATGGACTCAGAGAACTCTGAAGATGAGCCTAACGGTGAAAGTTCTACCAATGATGACCAGGGAGAG gtAAGTGACGAATCACTCAGAGAGAAGCTTGAAAGGATTGTTGGCATGGATGATTCTACCTTTAGCGGCATAGATCTTGCCACACTTATTAGAAACAAATATGGGAGGTCATATGACATTCAGCTTATAAAGAAG CCCTTCAGTTATCATTATAAATGCTATATATTACAGGAATTTATGGGAAGAAATCTTCTGGCGCTCAATGTCATGTGGAAGTACCTTGAGCAG AGATCCTTTCCACTAACTGAAGAGGAGTATATACTGAGGCTCGATGATGTGGCGAACACATTAAAATGCTGGGGAGCTGTCTCTCACATTAGAAACAGCCTAGCAAAGTCAAAAGATCGTCCGAGAATAGGAAAG GCGGTTAGCATTTTCATAGATATGGACGAGTCTGGTGGCCGTGCCAATGAATGGATATACAAGTAG
- the LOC115739973 gene encoding uncharacterized protein LOC115739973 isoform X2, translated as MASLLPSHHCNWSQRIPEFSFKGKCKKVSHLGYSGTYFSPDGSMFFLAQQPSVEPSPYLRRHGPVYSSSVGDGMDSENSEDEPNGESSTNDDQGEVSDESLREKLERIVGMDDSTFSGIDLATLIRNKYGRSYDIQLIKKEFMGRNLLALNVMWKYLEQRSFPLTEEEYILRLDDVANTLKCWGAVSHIRNSLAKSKDRPRIGKAVSIFIDMDESGGRANEWIYK; from the exons ATGGCAAGTCTCTTGCCAAGCCATCATTGTAATTGGTCTCAGAGGATCCCAGAGTTCTCTTTCAAAGGAAAATGCAAGAAAGTTTCGCATTTAGGGTATTCTGGCACATATTTTTCCCCAGACGGAAGCATGTTTTTCCTTGCTCAACAGCCTTCAGTAGAACCCAGTCCATACTTGAGAAGACATGGGCCAGTCTATTCAAGTTCAGTGGGTGATGGGATGGACTCAGAGAACTCTGAAGATGAGCCTAACGGTGAAAGTTCTACCAATGATGACCAGGGAGAG gtAAGTGACGAATCACTCAGAGAGAAGCTTGAAAGGATTGTTGGCATGGATGATTCTACCTTTAGCGGCATAGATCTTGCCACACTTATTAGAAACAAATATGGGAGGTCATATGACATTCAGCTTATAAAGAAG GAATTTATGGGAAGAAATCTTCTGGCGCTCAATGTCATGTGGAAGTACCTTGAGCAG AGATCCTTTCCACTAACTGAAGAGGAGTATATACTGAGGCTCGATGATGTGGCGAACACATTAAAATGCTGGGGAGCTGTCTCTCACATTAGAAACAGCCTAGCAAAGTCAAAAGATCGTCCGAGAATAGGAAAG GCGGTTAGCATTTTCATAGATATGGACGAGTCTGGTGGCCGTGCCAATGAATGGATATACAAGTAG